One Candidatus Wallbacteria bacterium genomic window carries:
- a CDS encoding nucleotidyltransferase family protein — MNNLIPVILAAGESRRMGKPKILAELAGRRFGDLIIDNLKSAGFQRILLVLGCDYDLLHPIYSKLDLDLVRNEDFQAGPLSSLKKALNFLGDPVPIMLYPVDHPLVKVDTLIRLKEVHGENPDLILIPTYKKEKGHPVVFGKGYFGPLLGASLEIGAREVVWKNLEKVLTVEINDPGVVKNINRPLDL; from the coding sequence TTGAATAACCTGATTCCCGTAATACTGGCAGCTGGCGAGTCCAGGCGCATGGGAAAACCTAAAATTCTTGCTGAATTGGCAGGCAGAAGATTCGGTGACCTGATCATTGATAATCTTAAATCAGCAGGATTTCAGCGGATTCTGCTCGTACTGGGCTGCGATTACGATTTGTTGCATCCGATTTATTCCAAGCTCGATCTGGATCTGGTCAGGAATGAGGATTTTCAGGCAGGTCCGCTTTCATCCCTGAAGAAAGCGTTGAATTTCCTCGGGGATCCTGTCCCGATCATGCTTTATCCTGTCGATCACCCGCTGGTCAAAGTGGATACTCTGATCCGGCTGAAAGAAGTTCACGGGGAAAATCCTGACCTGATCCTGATCCCCACTTACAAGAAAGAAAAAGGACACCCTGTGGTTTTCGGGAAAGGGTATTTTGGTCCACTTCTGGGAGCTTCGCTTGAGATTGGTGCCAGAGAGGTCGTCTGGAAAAATCTGGAGAAAGTGCTCACAGTTGAAATCAATGACCCTGGTGTGGTAAAAAACATTAACAGACCTTTGGATTTGTGA